The sequence tgcatcagctgcagcaaaggaggctgtttggttAAGAAATTTCGTCCAAAAGTTGGGCATCATTCCTAAtagagttgctcctgtcccggtgttttgtgacaacacgggagccattgcttaggcgaaggagccaaggtaTCATCAtaaatccaaacatgtatttagaaagtaccacatcctccgagagattgttgaaagaggagaagtgtcaattgacaaagtcggctctgcagataatgttgttgatccactaactaagccatTACATGGACCACTATTCAAagagcatcgcgaatcgatgggtttgaagcatataggtagttggctctagtgcaagtgggagattgttagagtaggtgctcgtcgagccaagtgttggccgttGGTTtatgttgaaactctatgtataaacaatctttattctaataatatttgaaattattgttttggcacatatttatatgtatacccatgctagttgcgtagataaagtccttgaatatacaaatagtagaaagaatatgagatgctcatatgatgagtatcatgaaactcaaatttggaatattgtatattctaaacagttcctagtcgattcagtcgtcgctaagaaggataaaggccgcttgagcttgagactagtatctgcgatgtgagtatcaTAATTCATttgtaggggacattgtgatgtccgagcatgcagataggtgctccttgtagagtgaacttaacaaccctccataaaggactttccaagtggttcccaCCTATCGAGtgaaaacgtcctagtttatggttgtacaccatgaGTCTTTATGAcacgggacaacattgagactctatatgctagcattacactttgacttgtttaccgactcatatggtgtcatcaggtggcaaggttgggtgttctgtcgaaacatatcggagtcgatgcattgtcgTCGGGGATTctccgcttaccttcgggtatggatatcctatgtgtatgtagttttgaaatctctgatcagagttttggtggtaattatgaaagggtttcatagattacaccatcgatgcaactacaacatgacacatagtatcgattctttggcaACTCtagatataccaatagttgtcgaatcggtcgggatatatgagatgaaaggaccgtactgtacgctaaccatactagattggttcttgcaagcactatcatttgatacctagggaatcatgtaagcgatgctgctaggcgtttaacatgataggttgggtactatcagacttgagttctgacattcctattatcaaggagttgataagtaagaatggagcaactggggtatgctcgtataaggacaattttagtcccgaatcatattgagatgtgaacccacggctagttgtatcattgaaccattgagggccacacaagtcctaactttctagatctcgttgtaaagaaaaatagttcaatgtgttgaacggcttatacaggagtttataagcacaaagaaaaatagaagtgtgacttctataaggagaatgtaacttttaatttgtaatAGTGTTCCTAAaataaaagttggccaaataaataatgtatttgaacattgtgattttcataaacattattatggactataTTATGGACTATTTGAGACCAATAGGAAATAATTtgtcaactagtgggcttgagtaaaatcaagtaaggattaattggtctcaaatttttttgagacaattaaattaaagtccatgaaCTTTGTagttgttacaagcccaaatagaattgcatgctTGGAAGGTGAAGTGTTGGAGGcaaatttttcattaaacaaAGCATGGAATGCACATgctattttttactttttcatacaCCAAGAAAGTTTCCTCCCCTTCTCTCCAACAACACTAGGGCCCAAATTTTCTCCCAATATtctccatttttcttcttcaattgttgaggattGCATACCcttctaaaaaaatttttttctaatttttctagtacaaaattagaggggatcttctttgttggtggtgggctttatttttgAGCAAGAAGTGCTCAAGAGAaacttgtagattgtctacccattgaagagctaagatgtctaaacacactatgaatatcatttttgtgtttttactATTAGCTACACACACTAGTGGGTGCTCGTTTTTCCTcttgtaaaaatataatttttcgaaattcCGTTACGCAtccgggcaccgtaaccgatcctctttcaagtggtatcatgagccatggttactattttgtgtagcacatacatgatattatattgaggtcaatttctaaccaCATGAGATAATCGTCACGACAAATCAAAGGCCGCTTTTGGGGGNTCTAATGTAGTTGTAGATGCTTTGAGCTGAAAAATAATAGCCGTAGCATAGTTGACAGTACAGAGACCTCTTTACTTGGAGATGCAGAGGTTGATCCTGGAGGTTTGTTCTAGTGATAGAATTCCTAGATTATCCACACTGATCATTCAGTCTTCCTTGACCGATCAAATTCGTAATGGACAGTGTTTTGATGATCAGTTGCAAAAATGGAGACTGAGAGATGAATCCAAGGGCAGAATGATCTATACAGTGGTTGATGGGATTATTAGATATAGAGGTNaataaaataaatatttgaagttggactttaattttttttttaattttttttatagtaaatggtgatttacatgAAATTCGGTCATAAATAANTTCCATTCATTCAGGGAGTacaaagatgtataaggatctgcAATTGCTCTACTGGTGGTCAGGTATGAAATGAGACATTTGACGATTTGTATCtaaatgtctaacttgtcaacaggttaaagcagagcatcaaagaccagcaggaccTCTCAAGCCACTTCtcattcctgagtggaagtgggagaatattaccatagATTTTGTAATGGGATTGCATAGATCAGTGAGGAGatctaatgccatttgggtgatagtcgatCGACTTACGAAGTCTGCTCATTTTCTACCGATTAAGATGACTTTTACATTGACACAATATGCAGAGTTATACATCCAagagatagtcagacttcatgggatcccagtttcgattgtgtctgacagagacccaagGTTCACATCATATTTTTGGAAGCGTCTGCATACAACCATGGGAAACAAGCTACcattcagtacagctttccaccctcagacataTGGACAatcagagagggtgattcagattttggaggacttactgcgtgcttgtgtgatcgattttcaTGGAAGTTGGGAATCGGAGCTGCCTCTAGTAGAGTTCatctacaacaacagtttccaatcgtcgataggtatggctccatatgaagctttgtatggaagaaaatgCAGATCGCCAATTCATTAGGATGAAGTTGGCGAGAGGTCAAAGATTGGGCTAGatattgttcagcagactgcagacaTGGTAGTACAAATCCGAGACAGGATGTAGATTGCTCAGAgtagacaaaagagttatgctgacagaAGGCGGAGAGATCTTGAATTTGCTGTAGGAGATCATGTGTTTTTAAAGATAgtacctatgaaaggtgttatgagatttggaaagaaaggcaaGTTGAGCTCGAGATTCATAGGGCCATTCGAGATTCTCAACCAGGtggggacactagcttatcgtgtagctctaCTGCCGAATCTGGCTGAATTGTAcaatgtgtttcatgtttctttGTTAAGGAAatacatggcgaatccttcgcatgttttgaaCTTTGAACCATTGCAGCTTACTCctaacctgtcttatgaggaaagacttATTCAGATCTTAAGCAGACATGAAAGAAAACTACGGAACAAAGTTATCAGTCTgatcaaagtcaagtggctgcaTCATTTAGATGAAGAAGCTACCTTGGAGTCAGAAGCCGAGATGATAGCtcgttaccccgagttatttGGTAAGTTATAATTtcagggacgaaattcaatttaagtgtcgtagattgtaacgccccgaaaatttaataGTACACGTAAAATCAAACatgatgtatttatattattttaaattatgcatgcaccatattttaattgttataaatatatatacgcaattacatattattttattcatgtatatatttaattgtattatttgagTTCAAGTTTTTCAGGCAAATACACGAGATCGGACCGGGGATaggatatttgagatatttattttttagccAAATTCACTgtccaaaattattttttagttatggagtattttattttatgacaattagtattttatttttcattaattgttgtgaaacttttataaatttaggaatattttatttatcagttttCAAGACTCGagtaatctaaaattttattttgattacaccatatattgattaattagtttaaacctaatcaatatatttaaattatccctATAATATCCTAAATCCACCCCACTTGCCTCAAATTTCAAGACTTTGGCCAAGTCTTTTCCGGAAGAAACTTCACATGCCCATCAATTCTCCTCCATTTCCCCTCATTAATTCCCTTCTCTCCTCACGTGTTCTTGAGCTCCATTTCCATCGGTTCTACCATTTGAGAATAACAAGAAGCTccaaatttcttcctcgtgTCCGGATCGTCGAGATTTGCGAGATTCTCTACGTTTCAAgaccaaaggcatgtatattacattttttttctcatcaatcaagGAATAGTATGGATTTTCAAGCATTCATGTTTGTGTGAAACATTTTCATGCAAGTATGTTCAATATTTATGTTCATGTTAAGATTATACACTTGTTTCTCACGTTTTCATGTTGTAGGCGATGTTGAATGGTTCAGCTAACAAAAAGGCTTAGATCATGTTCATATATGTATTAGACCAATATTGGTATGTTGGTTGAGGATTAATAGCAATTGGGTGGTAAGAGTTGATAGCATGAGTTCATTGTGCATTGGGTTTTTGGGTGTGTATTTTACTTTCATTGTTTCGAAAACTAGTATCAATcagtttattttctgaaaaactttTCAACCTAAAAGTTGTAGTTCGTCATGTTCTCTTTGATTCAATaccaaattcgtaatttttgaataataaatgagggagatatgatttttcttgcaaaaccgcacaatctgtccgaagaatatttttgaCAACAAACTCTTGAAATTtgatcttttgtattttaaattctggTAACTATCCGcacattttctgaaaaatactttcaacacaaaaattgtagtttattatgtttttttgaTTCGATgccaaattcgtaattttttgacAAGAAACAAAATAGTTCTGATTTTTCTCGTAAAACTGCTCAAGCTGTCTTAATTGTGCGAGAATATCTTTGTTCATGTTTTTGGTGTGTATTCGGGTTTGAGATCATTTCCTGAGTGGTTTTGAGCAGTGTCATGGTCTTAATAAGTGTCTTAGGGTCGAGTCTAAGTTTTTGTTCGAGGTTGATTCGAGTCGGTTTgtgtttataaattttattgtttCCGTAAGCTGTAAAGTGTCATTTCTTAGGATTGGCTAGAGTCGTaaactttcttattttattttgggttGTTCGAAAGTGTTTTGGTCATGGTTTGGGTTTTTGGACAGTAAGTTAACATGTTGTTTAAGGTTGATTCGAGTATCGAGTCAATTGGTAGATCATATGTCGTCGAATGAATTTTGGGAGTTACACGTATAAGATTTTGGACTAGTTTTGAGTTGTATGTCAAGTTCAATTACAGCGAACCCAGGAACAATCCAACGAAGTCTACAAAGTTTGTAAGTATGATATCAGGTATGACGTGTCttaaaagtatatttttgagatattgAACTGTCTTGTGGCCACTTATTTTACGGATTTGGAATGCAGGTATCGTGACTGGTGGACACTCCAAAATACGGGTTAGGAACCCAGAGTACACGTATCTGGCGAACTATCCAATAGATTCAGTTATATATGTTATGCTTGGACATTCAGACCCAGAACTTGGATGATCCTTGCAGGCCTAGTACTATGGTATAATTTGATCAAACGATTCATGTATGCCACAATTCGAAAAGCAGATCTCAATATTATGAACAGTATATTCCGGCCTCACACAGTTTCATGCCAGTTATGTTCTCTTCATATTATGACATATTTATGTTGAGATTACAGTTTGTTATCAGGAAATTATTTTCATGTATAGAAGCCAATTCATACATACTCATTTATTCATGTTCAAGTTACCATGTATCAAATTTGTTAAAatcacatgatttttattacgtattatttgttatacacgtatatatttgattgatgCAGATGTTGTTGATGAGGAGGCTAGGGGCGGTGATCAGGGAGTGGTCTCGGACTGTGGCAGTTGGAAACCCGAGGGCCGTCAGTgttgtatttatttatgtattttataaacttGAATTTGCAGTACTCTGATATTATTAAACCGAAttgtgtatttaaaaaaaagtacttATTTATGTTGCAtgagtgtattttatttttagtaacgACTCGAGTttgtattattaaaaaaaattttatttcttccgcaaattttttttttaaaaaaaagaaaaatctggTTCGTTACAAAAATGGTTTGATTTGGGTTGAAAAAGGGTtattaggtgttaataagctatgg comes from Primulina huaijiensis isolate GDHJ02 chromosome 2, ASM1229523v2, whole genome shotgun sequence and encodes:
- the LOC140956696 gene encoding uncharacterized protein, coding for MKGVMRFGKKGKLSSRFIGPFEILNQVGTLAYRVALLPNLAELYNVFHVSLLRKYMANPSHVLNFEPLQLTPNLSYEERLIQILSRHERKLRNKVISLIKVKWLHHLDEEATLESEAEMIARYPELFDSLGVNDADEDLYNDIGGLDG